A section of the Methanocellales archaeon genome encodes:
- a CDS encoding adenosylhomocysteinase — MGIKTLNETEKGKLKIEWARKHMPVLEYIRGQFEREKPLRGHIIGMALHVEAKTAVLVETLVLGGAEVAITGCNPLSTQDDVALALNQQKNVECYAKHDCPTKEYYEAIDKVLDHNPDITIDDGADLIFKLHTDRRELLPHIIGACEETTTGVHRLRAMQADGKLEFPVIAINDARAKFLFDNRYGTGQSTLDGIIRTTNLLIAGKNVVIAGYGWCGRGVAMRAKGHGANVLITEVDPVRALEAQMDGYRVMPMDKAASIGDLFITTTGNKDVITKEHFRSMKDGAILANSGHFNLEINVDHINEIAKSIREVRANIDEYDLGDKKIYLLSKGRLVNLASGDGHPIEVMDMSFSLQALCVRYIVEHSHGMKSQVYDVPQEIDELVARLKLKSMQIDIDQMSAEQKEYVSGWKQGT, encoded by the coding sequence ATGGGGATAAAGACATTGAACGAAACCGAAAAGGGTAAATTGAAGATCGAATGGGCAAGAAAGCATATGCCCGTTTTAGAGTACATACGAGGTCAATTCGAGAGGGAAAAGCCCCTTAGAGGGCATATAATCGGAATGGCACTCCATGTCGAGGCTAAAACAGCTGTCCTAGTCGAGACGTTAGTTTTGGGCGGTGCAGAAGTCGCTATTACAGGCTGCAATCCACTAAGCACCCAAGATGATGTAGCTCTTGCGTTAAATCAGCAAAAAAATGTCGAATGCTATGCAAAGCATGATTGCCCTACAAAGGAGTATTATGAGGCAATAGATAAAGTGCTTGATCACAATCCAGATATCACAATCGACGATGGGGCAGATCTCATTTTCAAACTTCATACCGATCGCCGCGAGCTACTGCCCCACATCATCGGAGCATGCGAGGAGACGACCACAGGAGTCCATCGTCTAAGAGCAATGCAAGCCGATGGCAAACTGGAGTTTCCAGTAATCGCTATAAACGATGCTAGGGCGAAATTTTTATTTGACAATCGTTATGGCACCGGACAATCCACCCTGGATGGCATCATCCGTACCACGAATCTGCTAATCGCTGGTAAAAATGTCGTCATAGCAGGCTATGGTTGGTGTGGTAGAGGCGTTGCCATGAGGGCTAAAGGTCATGGTGCAAATGTCCTAATAACAGAGGTCGATCCCGTACGGGCATTAGAAGCCCAGATGGATGGATACAGAGTAATGCCAATGGATAAAGCCGCAAGTATTGGAGACTTGTTCATCACCACGACAGGGAACAAGGATGTCATCACCAAAGAACATTTTAGATCTATGAAGGATGGCGCCATTTTAGCCAATTCAGGTCATTTCAACCTGGAGATCAATGTAGATCACATAAATGAGATCGCAAAAAGCATCAGAGAAGTTCGGGCAAATATAGATGAATATGATCTTGGAGACAAGAAAATCTATTTGCTCTCAAAAGGGAGATTAGTAAATCTCGCTAGTGGCGATGGACATCCCATAGAGGTCATGGACATGAGCTTTTCGTTACAAGCACTTTGCGTTCGATATATTGTAGAGCATTCTCATGGAATGAAAAGCCAAGTTTATGATGTGCCCCAGGAGATAGATGAGTTGGTTGCCAGATTGAAACTAAAGTCGATGCAAATCGATATCGATCAAATGAGTGCTGAGCAAAAAGAGTATGTCAGTGGATGGAAACAGGGCACTTAA
- a CDS encoding amino acid-binding protein — protein sequence MWTEIIKKFSHFPAQEKVIRLLLERGFQINSEGKVVSGTIEIPHTQIAKEIGVDRRVINATTRAILEDDKLSRVFQNLHSITFLKEVAPLLGLSVMIIIPQDAQQTGILGDVASLIAEQGISIRQAVTDDPYFTEDPKLTIITNEKASGDLINAMMKLPSVKSVTVY from the coding sequence ATGTGGACGGAAATCATAAAAAAGTTCAGCCATTTCCCGGCGCAGGAAAAAGTAATTCGTCTTCTTCTTGAGAGGGGTTTCCAGATCAATTCAGAGGGGAAGGTTGTCTCCGGCACCATAGAAATACCTCATACGCAAATAGCAAAGGAGATTGGTGTAGATCGAAGGGTCATCAATGCAACTACTAGGGCCATCCTGGAGGACGACAAACTCAGCAGGGTCTTTCAGAACCTCCATTCAATAACTTTTCTGAAGGAAGTTGCACCCTTACTTGGCCTTAGTGTCATGATCATAATCCCGCAAGATGCCCAGCAAACAGGTATACTTGGCGATGTTGCATCTCTGATAGCAGAGCAGGGGATCAGCATTCGACAGGCTGTAACAGACGATCCCTATTTCACGGAAGATCCCAAACTAACGATCATAACCAATGAAAAGGCTTCTGGCGACCTTATAAATGCAATGATGAAATTACCTTCGGTTAAAAGCGTTACTGTTTATTGA
- a CDS encoding FxsA family protein gives MLGKLILIFILTPITELFLLIEISQRIGTLNVIGLVMFTGIVGAFLAKWQGLSVLRKVKTDLRAGILPTNQMFDGVLILAGGILLITPGVLTDALGFILLIPHTRTWTKERLKKWLRDKMDPGEIRLHFT, from the coding sequence ATGTTGGGTAAACTGATATTAATCTTCATTCTGACACCGATTACGGAACTATTTCTACTTATCGAAATTAGCCAGAGAATCGGGACATTGAACGTAATTGGGCTCGTCATGTTCACTGGTATCGTAGGCGCATTTCTGGCTAAATGGCAAGGTTTATCGGTTCTTAGAAAGGTGAAAACAGATCTGAGGGCTGGCATCCTGCCGACAAATCAAATGTTTGACGGGGTGCTAATACTAGCAGGTGGAATTCTGCTCATCACGCCTGGAGTATTGACAGACGCACTGGGTTTTATTTTACTTATTCCCCACACTAGAACTTGGACAAAAGAGCGGTTGAAAAAATGGCTTAGAGATAAAATGGACCCAGGCGAGATACGGCTCCACTTTACATGA